GAATGCGGAATGGAGTTGAAAAAACCTTCCGGCACGATCACGGTGATAAACCCCGCCGCCGCCACCCCCGCCAGCATCAGCAAGGCCATGTCGTCAATCATCTCCACGAATGCATAGCGTATGGCCGATTTGATTTTGGAGGTGAAACCTGCTTTGCCCCCCTGCGCCGATGACGTTGCGCAGTCCGCGCAGTCCGTGGGGCAGGCGTCATTAACCGTCATGACGGTTTTCCCGGGAATGTCCTTTGTCCCGAACATGTTTTCCAGCAAGCCTGCGGCCATGGCCGTGAAGAACGCGGCGATGGGGCGGATCACTGTCATTAACGGATCGAGCAGGGCGTATGAGACAGCTATGGAGTCCACCCCCGACTCCGGGGTGGAGATCAAAAAAGCGCTGGTGGCGCCTTTCGTGGCCCCCATTTTCCTCAAGCCCATCGCCGCCGGGACCACCCCGCAAGAGCACAGCGGCAGGGGGACCCCGTATAGCGCCGCCCGTACCACCGGGCCGATGCCGCCGCCGCCGAGTTTTTTTTCGACGAAGCCTGAGGGGGTGAATTCCTTTATCAACCCGGCCAGGGCGAATCCGCCGAGCAGGAAGATGGCCGATTCCTCCAGCACATCCCAAGCCCCCGCCAGGATTTGCGCGGCCATGTCCATTTAACGTTTCTCCGCCCAGCCATTTTTATTAAGTCAATTATAAGCGCTATCCTCCGGCGGGCTTGCGAAAAAGAGTGAACATTGACTTGTGCCGCCTCCATAAATATAATTCACCCTGATCGAGTCCAGAAAAACTTGCGATCCTAAAAGGCCTTTTCGGGCCGGTCGAGATTCACAAATGCGTCTGTGCCGGATTTCCGCCGGCGGAAGGTTTTCAGAATGCCGGGTAAGAGCGTAAAAAAGAAGAAAGCGAAGGCCGCAAAGCCCCGCTCCGCCCCCAGGCGAAGGACGGGGAAAAAAGAGATGGCGGACGCTCCCATTGCGGCAAGCCTTATTGAAAAGGCGGAGCGCTATACATACCTGTTTGAAAACCTGAGGGATTACATATATTCCCTGGACGCCACGGCGGGCGTTTCCCGGGAGCTGAGCCCCGCCTTTGAGTCGATCACCGGATGGCGCCCCGATGAATGGATCGGCAAAAGTTTCGAGCCCCTGGTCCATCCGGATGACATCGCAAAGTCAAAGGAGAATTTCAACCGGGCCGTCACCGAAAAACATCCGCCGCCCAACACGCTGCGGATAAAGAAAAAAACGGGCGATTACGTGACCCTGGAGTTCAAGGGCGCGCTTGTGACCGAACACAAGTGGGGCAAGGAGATTTTCGGCGTGGCGCGGGACGTGACCCGGCGCGAGGCCATCATGGCGGAACTTCGGGAGAGCGAGGAAAAATACAGGTCGCTTATAAACAACGCTTCGGACCTGATATACACCGTGGACATGACAGGCAATTTCACCTCGGGCAACGAAGCATGCCTGGCCCTTACCGGCTACAAGTTCGAAGAACTTGTCGGTACGCATTTTTCCAAGGTCGTCCCGGCGGAATACCTGCCTGTGATCCAGCAGAACATCGCAAAAAAAATGAGGGGCGAGGTCCAGACCACCAGGTACGAGATCGAAGTGCTGCGAAAAGACGGGATCCGTGTGCCTGCGGAGATAAGCAGCCGCATGATTCTCGCCCGCGGCAAGCCTGCGGGCATACTGGGGATAATACGGGACATGTCCCCGCACAAGCGCGCAGAGGAAGAGCTCCGGAACGCAAAGGAAATGGCGGAGGAGGCGACCCGGCTCAAGGACAAGTTCGTCTCCCTTGTCTCCCATGACCTGAGGGCGCCCTTGTCCAGCGTCATGAGTTACTTAAAGCTTGTTATGGACGATAACGAAAGTCTGACCTCCGAAAATGCCTCTATGCTAGGCAGGACTGTGGCCATTTGCGGCGGGATGGTCAACATGATAGACAGGCTGCTTAACATAAGCAGGCTTCAGACCGGCGCAATACGTTTAAGGCCGCGTTTTCTGGACGCGCGTTCCGTGGCGGCCCACGCCTTGGAAAGCGTCAGTCCGCTCGCCGAGCAGAAGGGGGTGGAGCTGCGCAACGAAGTGGCGCGCGGCACGCGCCTTTACGGCGATTTTGAAATGCTCGCCGAAGTGGCGCAAAATCTGGTCAGCAACGCCGTGAAATTCTGCCGCAAGGGGGACACGGTCACCGTGTTCAATCCGCCTGGGCGGCCATGCTCTCTGGCGGTGAAGGACACCGGGGTGGGGGTGAATCCCGCGCTGTTGCCGGACATTTTCCGCCACGAGGTGAAGACCACCACCCCAGGCACCGCCGGAGAGCCGGGCACCGGGCTCGGACTGCCGTTCTGCAGGGACATAATGGAGGCCCACGGCGGGACTTTGGAGGTGGAGTCGGTCCCCGGCGCCGGGAGCGTGTTCACATTGACGCTGCCCGTTGTCCGGCCCCTGCTCCTTGTGGTGGACGACAACCAGACGGACAGGGAAATAATCAAAAGCCACCTGCTTGGGCTGAATGTGGACGTCATCGAGGCCGACGGAGCGGCCGAAGGGCTCAAAACCGCCGCCGCACGGGCGCCCCATATTGTGATAATAGATATCCTGATGCCAGGACAGGACGGCATGAGCCTGCTTGCCGCCATGAAGGACAATCCCGCCACATCGCCGATCCCGGTGATAGTGGTCACCTCGGACTCGCAGCTTGAGACAAGAGAGGAGGCGTTCAGGAAAGGGGCGGGCGATTTTGTGTTGAAACCCGTTGACCGCAATGACCTTATCCCCAGGGTGAACAGGTTTTTGATGTAGCGGTCCCTCCGTCCTGAACAGCCCGGGGTGGCCGCCCTGACGGGCTGCAACACCCCGGACAGCAACATACAACGCTCGGCGGGGTGTTGTAGCGCATAGCGCGGTCACCCCGCCGTACTGAAATGGCGGCCTGCCCTTATGCCTGGTTTCCACCATTCCTTGTCCTCGGCTGTATCAAATAAAATTTATTTTCATGCAAAATCCGGCTTCCAAACTGGTATTATTTAAGATTCAGGCTCCCCGGCGCCTGACGCGGTGAAAACTGCCCCTTTTGGTGGTGTGTCCGGCAACACATTGAAGGAACACGCGGCGGAACGTCCGGTTAAAAGGGCATTCGCCGCTTGGGGTGTTTGATCCGGTCATGGATGGAGCGCCCTGGCCCGCTATTTGGCGTTTATCGCGCCGGGCGGGCCGGGCTTGTTGGGTGTCAGCATAGAAGGAATTTAGATGAAAAGCCACGGGTTGACGGAAAAATTCGGGTTATACGACCCCAGGTACGAGCATGACGCCTGCGGCGTCGGATTCATAGCCCACTTGAACGGCAAGAAGAACCATTGGATAGTCACCAAGGGGATCGAGATACTGGAGAACATGGTCCACCGCGGCGCCCTTGGGGCGGAGAAGAACGCGGGGGACGGCGCCGGGATAACCACACAGGTCCCGCACGAGTTTTTCCTGAAGGTTTCCACGGAGTTGGGGATTTCCCTGCCGCATCCGGGCGAATATGGTGTGGGGATGATGTTCCTGCCGCCCGCCAAGGGGGCGATGGAGGAATGCAAGGAGATATTCGAGCGATGCTCCCGGGAGTCCGGCCAGGAGATACTGGGCTGGCGGCAGGTACCGGCGGACAATTCGACCATCGGCGAATCAGTCCGGGCGGTGGAGCCGAAGGTGTTCCAGGTGTTCATAAAGAAAGGCTCTTCCGCGCGGGACAAAGAGGCCTTTGAAAGGAAACTGTACGTCATCCGCAAGTACTCGGAGCGGTGCGTGCGGGAGAGCGGCATCAATGGGGCGGAGCATTTTTACATATCGTCCCTTTCGAGCAACACCATCGTGTACAAGGGGATGCTAACCCCCCATCAGTTGAAGGAATATTACCCTGATCTTGGCGACCCGAGCTTCCGGTCCGCCCTGGCGCTGGTGCACAGCCGGTTTTCCACCAACACCATGCCAAGCTGGAAGCTTGCGCACCCGTTCCGGTACATCGCCCACAACGGGGAGATAAACACCCTGCAGGGGAACAAAAACTGGATCCGCGCGCGCGAGTCGCTTTTCAAGTCCGACCTGTTCACCCCGGACGAAATGGCCAAGCTTCTGCCCATCGTGGGTGAATCCCAGTCGGACTCCGCCACGCTGGACAACGCCGTGGAGCTCCTGGCCCTTTCGGGCCGCTCGCTTCCGCATGTGATAATGATGATGATCCCCGAGGCGTGGAGCAACGACCGGGAGATGAGCGAGGAGAAAAAGGCGTTCTACGAATACCACGGCGCTCTGATGGAGCCGTGGGACGGCCCGGCCTCCGTGGCGTTCACCGACGGGCGGGTGATCGGCGCCACGCTCGACCGCAACGGGCTGCGCCCCTCGCGCTACCTGCTCACCCATGACAACCTGCTTGTGATGGGGTCCGAGGCGGGCATCCTGAACATTGCGCCGGAGAACGTGAAGCTCAAGGGGCGGTTGCAGCCGGGGCGCATGTTCGTGGCCAGCATAGACGAAGAGCGGATAATCCCCGACGAGGAGATAAAAAAGAGGATATGCTCGCGCAGGCCCTATGCACAGTGGCTCGCGGCGGAGAAGATAGAGCTTGGAAAGCTTGCCCAGCCGAAAAAGACCCAGCAGCCGGAGCATTCCACCGTGATCCAGCGCCAGGCGCTGTTCGGCTATTCGCTCGAGGACCTTGAGATCCTCCTGGCCCCGATGGCGGTCAACGGGGTGGAGGCGCTCGGCTCCATGGGGACGGACACGCCGCTTGCCGCCCTGTCAGACAAGGCGCATAACCTGTTCAATTATTTTTACCAGCTTTTCGCGCAGGTGACCAACCCGCCGATAGACTCCATTAGGGAAGAGTCCATCATGTCGCTGGTGTCGTATGTGGGGATGGAGCAGAACCTGCTCACAGAGACGCCGGAGCATTGCCGGCTCATCGAGCTTCCCCAGCCGATATTGACCAACGACGACCTGGAAAGGCTGCGGTGGGTGGACCGCAAACATTTCCAGACCAAGTCCATCTCCACCGTGTTCAAGGCCACGGCGGGGGAGAAGAGGCTGGAAAAGGCTGTCGAAAGAATATGCAGGCAGGCTTCGGAGGCCATTTCCGAAGGGTACAACGTGCTGCTGCTCACCGACCGTGGGGTGGACTCCGGCCACGCCGCCGTCCCGTCGCTTCTGGCGGTGGCGGCTGTGCACCACCACCTCATCCGCGAGGGTGAACGGGCCAAGTGCGGACTGATAATCGAGACCGGCGAGGCGCGGGAAGTGCATCATTTCGCGCTGCTGCTCGGGTTTGGCGCCAGCGCCATAAACCCGTACCTTGCCTTCGAGTCCATTGAGGACATGCGGCTTCGGGGGATGCTCGGCGATGAGATTTCGCATGAGAAGGCCCAGGCCTATTTCATCAAGGCGATAAACAAGGGATTGCTCAAGACCATCTCCAAGATGGGCATTTCCACCATCCAGTCGTACATCGGCTCGCAGATATTCGAGGCGGTGGGGCTGGGCCCGGAGTTTGTGGACAAGTATTTCACCGGCGTGACGTCGCGCATCGGCGGGATCGGGATAGACGAGGTTGAAGAGGAGACATTGATAAGGCACCGCTACGCCTACCAGGAAGGCAGGCCGCCGGACGGGCTTGAGGTGGAGGCCGGCGGGCAATACCAGTGGCGCGAAAGGGGGGAGCGGCACACGTGGAACCCGCGCACCATACCGTTGCTGCAACAGTCGGCGCGGACGGGAAATTACGAGATGTTCAAGGAGTTCTCCCGGGTGATAAACGACCAGGCCCGGAGCATGAACACCATCCGGGGCCTTCTGGAGTTCTCCAACCTGTCCCCTGTGCCGATAGAAGAGGTGGAGCCGCTGGAGAACATCACGCGCCGGTTCTTCACCGGGGCGATGTCTTTCGGGTCTATAAGCCGCGAGGCGCACGAGACTCTTGCGATAGCGATGAACCGGCTCGGCGGCCGGTCGAACACCGGTGAAGGGGGAGAGGACCCGGAGAGGTTGAAGCCGCAGCCGGAGGACAACAACAGGCGGTCGGCCATCAAGCAGGTGGCCTCCGGAAGGTTCGGGGTGACCTCCAACTACCTGGTGAACGCCGACGAGCTCCAGATAAAGATCGCCCAGGGCGCCAAGCCGGGCGAGGGGGGGCAGCTCCCCGGCCGGAAGGTGGACAAGGTGATAGCCCGGGTGCGGCATTCCACGCCGGGGGTGGGGCTGATTTCGCCGCCGCCGCATCACGACATATATTCGATAGAGGACCTGGCGCAGTTGATCTTCGACCTGAAGAACGCCAACAACCGGGCCAGGATAAACGTGAAGCTCGTTTCCGAGGCGGGGGTGGGCACCATCGCCGCCGGTGTGGCCAAAGGGCACGCCGAGGCGGTGCTTATCTCCGGATTCGACGGAGGCACGGGCGCCTCTCCGCAAAGCTCGATAAAGCACGCCGGGCTGCCGTGGGAGCTTGGCGTGGCGGAGACCCATCAGACATTGATGAGGAACAACCTGCGCGACAGGATCGCGCTGCAGACAGACGGCCGGATACTCACCGGGCGCGACCTTGCCATCGCCGCGCTTTTGGGGGCGGAGGAATGGGGCGCGGCCACCGGGGCGCTGGTGGTGAGCGGGTGCATCATGATGCGAAAATGCCACATGAACACCTGCCCTGTGGGGGTGGCCACCCAGGACGAGGAGCTTCGCAAGTTCTTCACCGGCAAGCCGGAGTACATCGTCAATTTCTTCCGCTTCATGGCGATGGAACTGCGGGAGATCATGGCGATGCTCGGCTTTAGGACCGTCAACGAGATGGTGGGCCGGGTGGACAAGCTGGCCCCGCGCAACGGGGTGACGCACTGGAAGGCCAAAACGCTGGACTTTGGCGGGATACTGACCCCGGCAAAGTCCCCCGGCTGCGCTCCATACAAAACACAGGAGCAGGACTTCGGGCTGGAAACGGCCATAGACCACACTTTGATAGAGATGGCGCGGCCCGCTCTGGAATCCGGCGAGATGGTGC
This is a stretch of genomic DNA from Nitrospinota bacterium. It encodes these proteins:
- a CDS encoding SO_0444 family Cu/Zn efflux transporter codes for the protein MDMAAQILAGAWDVLEESAIFLLGGFALAGLIKEFTPSGFVEKKLGGGGIGPVVRAALYGVPLPLCSCGVVPAAMGLRKMGATKGATSAFLISTPESGVDSIAVSYALLDPLMTVIRPIAAFFTAMAAGLLENMFGTKDIPGKTVMTVNDACPTDCADCATSSAQGGKAGFTSKIKSAIRYAFVEMIDDMALLMLAGVAAAGFITVIVPEGFFNSIPHSNYIAMPVMLLIGVPMYICATASTPLAAAMIIKGLSPGAALVFLLSGPATNIGSIMLIRDRMGTRSLAIYLSAIAVCSIAMGVALDALYGWSGINPVAVMGMGAAAVPGWIETTSAIVFLALTGKSMAKTLAKRGRG
- a CDS encoding PAS domain S-box protein is translated as MPGKSVKKKKAKAAKPRSAPRRRTGKKEMADAPIAASLIEKAERYTYLFENLRDYIYSLDATAGVSRELSPAFESITGWRPDEWIGKSFEPLVHPDDIAKSKENFNRAVTEKHPPPNTLRIKKKTGDYVTLEFKGALVTEHKWGKEIFGVARDVTRREAIMAELRESEEKYRSLINNASDLIYTVDMTGNFTSGNEACLALTGYKFEELVGTHFSKVVPAEYLPVIQQNIAKKMRGEVQTTRYEIEVLRKDGIRVPAEISSRMILARGKPAGILGIIRDMSPHKRAEEELRNAKEMAEEATRLKDKFVSLVSHDLRAPLSSVMSYLKLVMDDNESLTSENASMLGRTVAICGGMVNMIDRLLNISRLQTGAIRLRPRFLDARSVAAHALESVSPLAEQKGVELRNEVARGTRLYGDFEMLAEVAQNLVSNAVKFCRKGDTVTVFNPPGRPCSLAVKDTGVGVNPALLPDIFRHEVKTTTPGTAGEPGTGLGLPFCRDIMEAHGGTLEVESVPGAGSVFTLTLPVVRPLLLVVDDNQTDREIIKSHLLGLNVDVIEADGAAEGLKTAAARAPHIVIIDILMPGQDGMSLLAAMKDNPATSPIPVIVVTSDSQLETREEAFRKGAGDFVLKPVDRNDLIPRVNRFLM
- the gltB gene encoding glutamate synthase large subunit produces the protein MKSHGLTEKFGLYDPRYEHDACGVGFIAHLNGKKNHWIVTKGIEILENMVHRGALGAEKNAGDGAGITTQVPHEFFLKVSTELGISLPHPGEYGVGMMFLPPAKGAMEECKEIFERCSRESGQEILGWRQVPADNSTIGESVRAVEPKVFQVFIKKGSSARDKEAFERKLYVIRKYSERCVRESGINGAEHFYISSLSSNTIVYKGMLTPHQLKEYYPDLGDPSFRSALALVHSRFSTNTMPSWKLAHPFRYIAHNGEINTLQGNKNWIRARESLFKSDLFTPDEMAKLLPIVGESQSDSATLDNAVELLALSGRSLPHVIMMMIPEAWSNDREMSEEKKAFYEYHGALMEPWDGPASVAFTDGRVIGATLDRNGLRPSRYLLTHDNLLVMGSEAGILNIAPENVKLKGRLQPGRMFVASIDEERIIPDEEIKKRICSRRPYAQWLAAEKIELGKLAQPKKTQQPEHSTVIQRQALFGYSLEDLEILLAPMAVNGVEALGSMGTDTPLAALSDKAHNLFNYFYQLFAQVTNPPIDSIREESIMSLVSYVGMEQNLLTETPEHCRLIELPQPILTNDDLERLRWVDRKHFQTKSISTVFKATAGEKRLEKAVERICRQASEAISEGYNVLLLTDRGVDSGHAAVPSLLAVAAVHHHLIREGERAKCGLIIETGEAREVHHFALLLGFGASAINPYLAFESIEDMRLRGMLGDEISHEKAQAYFIKAINKGLLKTISKMGISTIQSYIGSQIFEAVGLGPEFVDKYFTGVTSRIGGIGIDEVEEETLIRHRYAYQEGRPPDGLEVEAGGQYQWRERGERHTWNPRTIPLLQQSARTGNYEMFKEFSRVINDQARSMNTIRGLLEFSNLSPVPIEEVEPLENITRRFFTGAMSFGSISREAHETLAIAMNRLGGRSNTGEGGEDPERLKPQPEDNNRRSAIKQVASGRFGVTSNYLVNADELQIKIAQGAKPGEGGQLPGRKVDKVIARVRHSTPGVGLISPPPHHDIYSIEDLAQLIFDLKNANNRARINVKLVSEAGVGTIAAGVAKGHAEAVLISGFDGGTGASPQSSIKHAGLPWELGVAETHQTLMRNNLRDRIALQTDGRILTGRDLAIAALLGAEEWGAATGALVVSGCIMMRKCHMNTCPVGVATQDEELRKFFTGKPEYIVNFFRFMAMELREIMAMLGFRTVNEMVGRVDKLAPRNGVTHWKAKTLDFGGILTPAKSPGCAPYKTQEQDFGLETAIDHTLIEMARPALESGEMVRGEVAIRNLNRAVGAMLSAEISRKYGEDGLPDDTIRIKVKGTAGQSFCAFGARGLSFELEGEANDYFCKGLSGARVVLYPPKESTFPAHENVIVGNVAFYGATSGEAFIRGMGGERFCVRNSGAKVVVESVGDHGCEYMTGGRVVILGEIGKNFAAGMSGGVAYILDTGSLAGRINMEMVELEKLEDEDEIREIKTMIQNHLAYTESPVAKAALDRWDDSLSRFIKVMPRDYKRALAELATQSAALRMEEV